In Methanobacterium paludis, the following proteins share a genomic window:
- a CDS encoding BPL-N domain-containing protein, producing MKPHKRLSPKKNSRRHLNQKNNPRKYLSLKKIVLIAIAVIFIFFIINTAISNAFGGSNSSNQDTSTVHVLIFNGTGVITGSVNGVEDCLDKANQENLIPNVVFNYSTTDEINSKTLSGYDVLVMPGGLATTYLEDSDIDSSAMKNFVSSGKGYVGICAGAYAATSYVDGCYEGWGIAPNIRSKVVSYQGELNITMTSTGSDLLNSSGVQDIYHWNGPAMYKNGSYTPIAYYTDNTTGYENYAAILDDTYGSGRVLLSGSHPELDPQKPEMLAKMILWASGKS from the coding sequence ATGAAGCCACATAAACGTTTAAGCCCCAAAAAGAATTCACGTAGACATTTAAATCAAAAAAATAATCCACGTAAATATTTAAGTCTCAAAAAGATCGTGTTAATCGCGATCGCAGTAATTTTCATATTTTTCATCATCAACACAGCCATAAGCAATGCTTTTGGAGGGAGCAATAGCTCAAATCAAGATACTTCCACAGTGCATGTTCTGATTTTTAATGGAACCGGAGTAATTACAGGTAGTGTTAATGGGGTAGAGGACTGTTTGGATAAAGCTAACCAGGAAAATCTCATCCCGAATGTAGTATTTAACTATTCAACTACTGATGAAATTAATTCAAAAACTCTTTCCGGCTACGATGTTCTTGTAATGCCCGGTGGTCTTGCAACAACTTACCTTGAAGATTCAGATATCGACAGTTCTGCCATGAAAAATTTTGTGTCCAGTGGTAAAGGATACGTGGGAATATGTGCTGGAGCTTATGCAGCTACAAGTTATGTAGACGGTTGCTATGAAGGATGGGGAATTGCACCAAACATAAGGAGTAAAGTCGTAAGTTACCAGGGCGAATTAAATATTACAATGACTTCCACTGGAAGTGACCTTTTAAACTCCTCAGGTGTGCAGGATATTTACCATTGGAATGGTCCAGCCATGTACAAAAATGGTTCTTACACTCCCATAGCATATTATACAGACAATACAACGGGTTATGAGAATTATGCTGCGATTTTGGACGATACCTATGGATCAGGAAGGGTTTTACTATCTGGATCACATCCAGAATTAGATCCACAGAAACCTGAAATGCTTGCCAAGATGATCCTTTGGGCTTCTGGTAAAAGTTAA
- a CDS encoding nitrite/sulfite reductase domain-containing protein, producing MVDNIPEKGAAVQRDQKTFAVIPHIPGGMIDPARLRKIADVAERYNAKTLKITSEQRIAIIGVELEDIDQLWNDLDMKHGGFTGKRVRATKFCLGTTFCKKGEQDSVGMGMKLDERYHAMETPNKLKIGVSGCTNSCAESAVKDIGLIGTKKGWNLLVGGTSGRKPRIGDLIAKNLSDGDALNLIDSILTFYRGSDTKKRLGRFVEKLGIEKFSEEIR from the coding sequence ATGGTTGATAATATACCTGAGAAGGGGGCTGCAGTCCAAAGAGACCAGAAGACCTTTGCGGTAATCCCACACATTCCGGGGGGTATGATTGATCCTGCAAGATTAAGGAAGATAGCAGATGTGGCAGAGCGATACAATGCTAAAACCCTTAAGATAACTTCTGAACAGAGAATAGCTATTATTGGTGTAGAATTGGAGGATATAGATCAGTTATGGAATGATCTGGACATGAAACATGGAGGTTTCACAGGTAAGCGCGTTAGGGCCACCAAATTTTGTTTAGGCACAACATTTTGTAAAAAAGGAGAACAAGACTCTGTGGGAATGGGAATGAAACTTGATGAACGATACCATGCCATGGAAACACCTAACAAGTTAAAGATCGGAGTTTCAGGATGCACAAACTCCTGTGCAGAATCTGCAGTAAAGGATATCGGTCTTATAGGGACTAAAAAAGGATGGAACCTTTTGGTTGGCGGAACATCAGGCAGAAAACCCAGAATAGGTGATTTAATTGCCAAAAATCTTTCAGATGGAGATGCCCTGAATTTAATTGATAGTATTTTAACTTTTTACAGGGGCAGCGACACTAAAAAACGTCTTGGTCGGTTCGTTGAGAAATTGGGGATTGAAAAGTTTAGTGAAGAAATTCGGTGA
- a CDS encoding DMT family transporter, with translation MHRYWGYLSALTVALIFGVWYSFDKILLQYIHPLALAGLTYVAAALFLFLIRFSPLQSRILTILNRENEVESFISRRDYVLVFITALLGSVVAPAIYLTGLNQITAVNAALLMNVQAFFIIVIGIFFLKESVQKKDIFGFIFLLSGAIFLTTGNGGNLSLNQSLYGSMMVILAALFWSMDTSLSKFLSNKRDLVLIAALKCSIGGVFLILISLILGLNLKLPLNELPYLIFIGLFCISFSLVLTYFSIREIGSTRTGSIFAFDSLFGAIFAFIILNEPFTILQLLFGLFMLFGVFILYRN, from the coding sequence ATGCATCGTTACTGGGGATATTTAAGTGCTTTAACGGTTGCCCTCATATTTGGGGTCTGGTATTCATTTGACAAGATATTACTGCAGTACATTCATCCTTTAGCACTTGCAGGTTTGACGTATGTCGCAGCAGCATTATTTTTGTTTTTAATTCGTTTTTCACCCCTTCAAAGCAGGATATTAACCATCCTAAATAGGGAAAATGAGGTTGAAAGCTTCATCTCCAGAAGGGATTATGTTTTAGTGTTCATCACAGCACTTTTAGGTTCGGTGGTTGCCCCCGCAATATATTTAACGGGTTTGAATCAGATAACAGCCGTAAATGCGGCTCTTTTGATGAATGTACAGGCTTTCTTTATTATTGTTATTGGAATTTTTTTTCTTAAGGAGAGCGTTCAGAAAAAAGATATTTTTGGGTTTATTTTTTTGTTAAGCGGAGCTATATTTTTAACCACAGGTAATGGGGGAAATTTATCCCTTAACCAGAGTTTATACGGAAGCATGATGGTTATATTGGCAGCACTCTTCTGGAGTATGGACACAAGTTTGAGCAAATTTTTAAGTAATAAACGAGATTTAGTGTTGATAGCTGCTTTAAAATGTTCCATAGGAGGAGTATTCCTAATTTTGATATCGTTGATCCTGGGTTTGAATCTTAAATTACCTTTAAATGAGCTTCCTTATTTGATTTTTATTGGGCTATTCTGCATAAGCTTTTCACTGGTACTTACCTACTTCTCAATTCGGGAAATTGGTTCAACAAGAACGGGATCAATATTTGCATTTGATTCCCTCTTTGGGGCCATATTTGCATTCATAATCCTCAATGAGCCTTTTACTATTTTGCAACTGTTATTTGGGCTTTTTATGTTATTTGGGGTCTTTATTTTATACAGAAATTAA